In Serratia liquefaciens ATCC 27592, the genomic stretch GCTTTATTGGGGGCTGGCGATGTTCCTGACCGGCAGCGGGCTGAACGTCACCTGCATTAATATGATGCTGACCCAACGCTTTAAACCGGATGACGATCGGCGCGAATCGGCCTTTTTGTGGAACTACGCCGGGATGAACCTGGGGTTCTTTGTCGGATTCACCGTGGCCGGCTATTTCCAACTGACCGAAAACTACCGCGCTCTGTTCCTGTTCGCCACGTTGGGCAATGCCGCGGCGATCATCGTCGCCGTCAGCCGCTGGCGCATTCTGGCCGATCTCAACACCCCGCTGCACGATGCCAGCCGTTCGCAATACCGCTGGCGCATGCTGGTCGGGCTGGCGGTATTGGTGGCACTGGTGCCCATTATCCGCGTGATGCTGACCCATGCCGAATTCAGCGGCCACTTCGTGATTGGCCTCGGAGTACTGATTTTCCTGATGTTATGCGTGGTGACGTTGCGCCACCACCCGCGTGACGAACGTCGCCGGATGACGGCTTACCTGATCCTGGCATTAGGCTCTCTGGTGTTTTGGGCGCTGTATCAGCTGGCCCCAATGGGGCTGATGCTGTTCTCCGAGCACAATATCAATCTGAACGTTTATGGCATTCAGGTGGCGCCGCAGTGGATCCAGAACATTAATACGCTGGTGATCGTGGTGGGTGGCCCGCTGATGGCCTGGTGGTTCAATCGCCTGCGCGCTCGCGGCTGCAATATCGATATTCCGATGCAGTTCTCCGGTTCGCTGTTTTGCATCGGGCTGGGCATGCTGGTGTTGCCGTTGGGCATTAGCCTGGCCGGCGGCGACGGGCTGGTGGCATTCAAATGGATCGCGATCAGTTACGTGTTGCAGAGCATCGGTGAACTGATGATTTCCCCTATCGGTTACGCGATGATCGGCAAACTGGCGCCACCGCGTTATCAGGGCGTCATGATGGGCTGCTGGATGATGGTCACCGGCGTTGCTTCGGTGCTGGCAGGCTATGTCTCCGGCCTGATGCCGGAAAACAGCGGCAGTACCCCGTTGCAAACTAACCCTGGCTACAGTGAGGTGTTCAGCGTACTGGGCTGGGGCGCTGCGTGCGTTGGCGTGGTGATGCTGATTTTGATCCCGCTGTTGCGCAGGCTTATCCGGCATGACGCTCCTGCCGCAGCCTGAGATCCCACGGTCTAAAAACAGCCCCACTGGTCGGGGCTGTTTTCATTTTGAGCTTTAGCGCTTGCATCTGTTGGCGAATCGCGGAAGTCTGGATGCAAATGCATAAAAACAGACGGGAGCCGCACAGATGAACATCATTTTTTATCACCCTTTCTTTAACGCCCAGGACTGGCTGACAGGCCTGTCGCAGCGTCTGCCACAGGCGACGGTACGTGCCTGGCAACCTGGCGACGATCGCCCGGCGGATTATGCGCTGGTGTGGCGGCCGCCCTATGAGATGCTGGCGAATCGCGGCAAATTAAAAGGGGTTTTTGCCCTCGGTGCGGGCGTTGACGCCATCCTGGAACAAGAGCGCCAGCATCCCGGCACTCTTCCGGCAGGCGTTCCGCTGGTGCGCCTCGAGGACACCGGCATGGCGCAACAGATGCAGGAATATGCGCTTAGCTATGTGCTGCGTTATTTCCGCCGTTTTGATGAATATCAGTTACTGCAACAGCAGCAGAAGTGGCAACCGCTCGATCCCCATCAGCAGGAGAATTTCACCATTGGCATTTTGGGGGCGGGGGTGTTGGGGAAAAGCGTGGCGCTGAAACTGGCGGAGTTTGGTTTCAACGTGCGTTGCTGGAGCCGCAGCCCTAAACAGATTGCTGGCGTGCAGAGTTTTGCCGGTGCAGAGCAACGCGCCGCATTTCTCGATGGCGTGCAATTGCTGATCAACCTGCTGCCCAATACGCCGGAAACCGCAGGTATCCTCAATCAGCAACTGTTTGCGCACCTGGCGCCTGGCGCTTACCTGATCAATCTGGCGCGTGGCGCGCATCTGGTTGAGGACGATTTACTGCAGGCGCTGGAGCAGGGGCAAATCGCCGCCGCTACGCTGGATGTGTTCGTTGAGGAACCGCTGCCACAGGCGCATCCGTTCTGGCGTCATCCGCGTGTCACCATTACCCCGCATATTGCTGCCATCACCTTGCCGGAAGCGGCGATGGATCAGATAGCTGCAAACATTCGTGCGCTTGAATCCGGCCAAACACCGGCCGGCGTGGTGGATGTGCAACTGGGTTACTGATCTTTCGGTGATGCACCTGCTAAGCTAATTGAATAATAAACCGCGCCTGCCGCCGTATTTACGGCAGGCCGCCAAGAAGGAGAAGCAATGTACCCCGTTGATTTACATATGCACACCGTCGCCAGCACCCACGCCTACAGTACGCTGCATGACTACATCGTCGAAGCCCAGCAAAAGGGCATCAAACTGTTCGCCATCACCGACCATGGCCCGGATATGGCCGATGCGCCGCATTATTGGCACTTTATGAACATGCACGTGTGGCCACGTCTGGTGGACGGCGTGGGCATATTGCGCGGCATCGAGGCCAACATCAAAAACCTGCAGGGCGATATCGACTGCACCGGCCCGATGCTGGATAAAATTGACGTGATTATTGCCGGTTTCCACGAGCCGGTATTTGCACCGCAGGATAAAGCGGCCAATACCGAAGCGATGATCGCCGCGATGGCGCAAGGTGACGTGCACATAATCAGCCACCCTGGCAACCCAAGATATCCGATCGATATTGCGGCGGTTGCTGCCGCCGCGGCCAAATACGACGTGGCATTGGAACTGAACAATTCGTCGTTCACCCATTCGCGCAAGGGCAGCGAGGATAACTGCCGGGCCATCGCCGCCGCGGTTCGTGATGCCGGTGGTTGGTTAGCGCTGGGCTCGGATTCACACATTGCTTTCTCGCTCGGCGGTTTCGAGCACTGCGAACGCATCATTGCCGAGGTGGAGTTCCCGCAGGAGCGTATTCTCAACGTGAGCCCACGACGCCTGCTCGATTTTCTCGAGCGTCGCGGCAAGCCGGCGATTGCGGAATTGGCCGATTTGTGACATCGTCCCGGCAAATTTTTCCGTATTGTATAAGGCATTATCATGAATGAGTTTTCCGTTGTTTGCCGCGTGCTGGGTACGCTTTTTTATCGCCAGCCGCAGGATCCGTTGCTGGTGCCGCTGTTTACGCTGATCAAAGAAGGCAAGCTGCAACAGCACTGGCCGCTGGAACAGGATGAACTCTTGGTACGCCTGCAGCAGGGTTGTGATGTGAACCTGCTGTCCAGCGACTTCAACGCCATGTTCGTCGGCAGCGAATGCAGCGTGTCACCTTTCCGTTCGGCCTATGTTGAAGGGGCAACCGAAGCGGAAGTGCGTACTTTCCTGCAGCAGCGCGGCATGCCGCTCGGAGAAGCGCCGGCCGATCATTTCGGTTCTTTGTTGCTGGCGGCCTCCTGGCTGGAAGACCAGTCTCAGGAAGACGAAGCACAGGCGCAAATCACGCTGTTTGACGACTATCTGCTGCCATGGTGCGGCCGTTTCCTCGGCAAAGTAGAAGCTCACGCCACTACCGGTTTTTACCGCACTTTGGCGCTGTTGGCTCGCGAGTCGATTCAGGCAATGCGTGACGAACTGGCGGAATACGAACAGGAAGAAGACCAGCCGGGCGAAGAGGGCGAACAGCCTTAATCCGCGAGTGGCCGGCTGGCGCCTGATGGCGAAGTCGGCCTTTTCCCGCCATCAATGTTCCCCGCTACACAGGTTTTCATCCCCCATACGTAAACTGACAAAAAATCCCCTAATCTGACGCTTTACCGGCGGCTTGGCCTTTTTGTGCCTGCACGCCTTGTTTCCTCACGCAAAGGGTAAAGCATGAAAAATAACTGGATGCAGCAGATCCAATCGATGATTGGGCAAAAGGCCGGTTCAATCGGCGGTTCGGAAGGTATCGGCAAGCTGCTGGCCCCGACTGCGCTGGGTGGCCTGGTGGGCGTTTTGCTGGCGAATAAGTCTTCGCGCAAGCTGGTCGGCAAATTCGGTAAGAATGCGTTGATTATCGGCGGCAGCGCAGCGGTTGGTGCAGTGCTGTGGAATAAGTACAAACAACGGGTGAAAGAAACCCACCAGAACGAACCGCAGTTTGGCCTGCAGACCACGCCGGTGGACTTGCGTGCCAAACGTCTGGTGCAGGCGCTGGTGTTTGCCGCCAAAAGCGACGGGCATATCGATGCGGAAGAAAAGCTCGCCATCGACCACAGCCTGGAACAGCTGCAGGTGGGTGAAGAAGCGCAAAAATGGGTGCAAGAGGCGATCGACCAGCCGCTTAACCCGGATTTGATCGCCCAGAGCGTCAAGAATGAAGACGAAGCGCTGGAGGTATATTACCTGAGCTGCATGGTGATCGACGTGGATCACTTTATGGAGCGTGGCTATCTTGATGCCCTGGCGCAGTCGTTGAAGATCCCGGCGGACGTCAAGCAGGGCATAGAAAACGACGTGAACGAGAAAAAACGCGAGCTGGCATAGCGCCGCTTGGCAAGCCGGGGGGAATCGTGTCACTCTTGCCTTAATCAAGGTAAGCGGATGATTTAACAATGATGACCCCCCCTAAGGCAGAAAAACGTCCTTATCCCATTACGGTTCACGGCGACACGCGTGTGGACGACTACTATTGGCTGCGCGACGACGATCGCGCAGACCCGCAGGTGTTGGACTACCTGCAGGCGGAAAACGCCTTCACCGATGCGGCGCTGAAACCACAGCAGGCCCTGCGCGAAACGCTGTATGAAGAAATGGTGGCGCGCATTCCTCAGCAGGAACATTCAGTCCCCTATGTCAGAAACGGCTACCGCTATCAGACGCGCTTCGAACCGGGCAATGAGTACGCGATTTATGTGCGTCAGCCGCAGGCGGAAAGCGAACATTGGGACACCCTGATCGACGGCAACCAGCGCGCCGAGCAGCGAGAGTTTTATACCCTTGGCGGGCTGGAAGTCAGCCCCGACAACCAAAAGCTGGCGGTTGCGGAGGATTTCCTCTCCCGCCGCCAATACGACATTCGTTTCAAAAACCTCAGCGACGACAGCTGGACCGACGAAGTGCTGGAAAACACCTCCGGCAACTTCGAGTGGTCCAATGATTCAGCCACCGTGTATTACGTGCGTAAACACGCTAAAACGCTGTTACCGTATCAGGTCTATCGCCATGTGGTAGGTACCGATCCGCAGCTTGATGAATTGATCTACGAAGAGCTGGATGACACCTTCTACGTCGGGTTGGAAAAAACCACCTCCGAACGTTTCATTCTGATCCACCTGAGCAGCACCACCACCTCGGAAATTCTGCTGCTGGACGCCGATCGCGCCGACAGCACGCCGCAGATGTTTGTGCCGCGCCGCAAGGATCATGAATACGGTATCGATCACTATCACCAACATTTCTACATTCGGTCCAACAAGGACGGCAAAAATTTCGGCCTGTACCAGAGCGAGCAGGCGGACGAAGCGCAGTGGCAGACGTTGATTGCTCCCCGCGTGGAAGTGATGCTGGAAGGCTTTAGCCTGTTCCGCGACTGGCTGGTGGTAGAGGAACGCAGCGAGGGGTTGACCCAACTGCGACAAATTCACTGGCAGAGCGGTGAAGTGAAGCGCATTGCCTTTGACGATCCGACCTACACCACCTGGCTGGCATACAATCCGGAGCCGGAAAGCGAGCTGCTGCGCTATGGTTACTCCTCGATGACCACGCCAACTACGCTGTATGAGTTGAATCTCGACAGCGGCGAACGTGTGATGCTTAAACAGCAGGAAGTGAAAAACTTTACCCCGGAAAATTACCGCAGCGAGCGAGTCTGGGTGAAGGCGCGCGACGGTGTCGAGGTGCCGGTTTCGCTGGTTTATCGCCCGGATAGCTTCGTGCACGGCAGCAACCCGCTGATGGTGTATGGCTACGGCTCTTACGGCAGCAGCATGGATCCGGCTTTTAGCGCCAGCCGCTTGAGCCTGCTGGATCGCGGTTTTGTCTTTGCCCTGGCGCACATTCGCGGCGGCGGCGAATTGGGGCAGCTGTGGTACGAAGACGGCAAGCTGTTCAACAAGCAAAATACCTTCAACGACTTTATCGACGTGACGGAAACCTTGATTGCTCAAGGCTACGGCGATGCCAAACGGGTATTCGCCATGGGTGGCAGCGCCGGCGGCTTGCTGATGGGCGCGGTGATTAACCAGGCACCACAGCTGTTCAACGGCATCGTGGCGCAAGTGCCGTTTGTCGACGTGGTCACCACCATGCTTGACGAGTCTATTCCACTGACCACCGGTGAGTATGACGAGTGGGGCAACCCGAACGAACGAGCTTATTACGACTACATTTTGCAGTACAGCCCGTACGATCAGGTCAAGGCGCAGGATTACCCGCATATGCTGGTCACCACCGGCCTGCACGACTCGCAGGTACAGTATTGGGAACCGGCCAAGTGGGTAGCAAAATTGCGTGAGTTGAAAACTGACGACCGCCAACTGCTGCTGTATACCGATATGGATTCCGGCCACGGCGGCAAGTCCGGGCGTTTCAAGGCCTACGAGGATATCGCGCTGGAGTACGCCTTTATTTTGGCGCTGGCGGAGTAACCTTCTGGCGGGCGGCTGGCGCTGCCCGCTTTCTTCAGCCGATCAGATAGTATTTCAGCGTGTGTTTCATGTCCGGGCTGAGATCTTCAATGGATTTCAGCATCCAGCGCAAATAGCCGGGATCTTCCTGCGCAATGCGATCAATTTCCTGCCCACGGTATTTTCCGAACTTAAACTTCTTCAACAGCACCGGCTGCTCGGTGATTTGCGCCATTTGCTCCGGCGTCCAGCCTGAATCCTTGATGATGCGTTGCAGCAGCGCGGCGGTCACGTAGCAGTCATACAATGCGCGGTGCGGATACAGCGTCGTGTCCTGCGGCAATTGCACATCCAGATTGAGCGCGTAGCGCAGATATTGGTTGCCGTATTTGATGTCCGGGTACAGGTTACGGGCCAGCTTCATGGTGCAGATCCAGGCGCCGTTCATTTCAGGCAGTACGCCGCGATCGAAAGCCGCATTGTGAGCGACATAGTAGGGGCTGCCGAGATAACGCCCGATCGCCACCGCGATCCGCGGTTTCCCTTCGACCATCTGCTCGGTAATGTGGTGAATAGCCATGGCTTCAATGCCAATTGGCCTGTCAGGGCTGATCAAATCGCTCATGGGATTGGTGATTTGCCCGTCAATCAGATCGACAGAGGCCACTTCGACTACGCCGCCTTCCAGCCCGCAGGTTTCAGTGTCTATTACGCGTAAATTCATGGTTTCCTCAGGATGGCTGCACAGGTTTAGCTTAACGGGCCGTTACGCCAATGCCAACCGTTGAAAGCGGGGAGGTTATTTCAGGCAACAAAAAACCCGCCTTGGCGGGTTTAACTCTACGGTTAGAAGTTCGCTTACTCGCCGGACGTTTGCCCTTTCTTGGCGCGTTTGCCTGCGCGTTTTTCAGCAGGGGTTTTCAACGGCTTCTTCTTCGCATTTTTTTTGCTATCCATTCCCTTACTCATGATGGCCTCTCAGTTACCTATGGTTGGGTGGGTTGCTCAGCCATTAACCCCCTTACGCCTGTCGGATGCAAGCATGAAAGCAGGTGTTTTAGTTAATCGATTGTTTATAGGTTGAATTTTGTTTTTCAGGAAAGGCTGCTGAAAATATTTGATATGTTATAATATAACAATTAATTCCTAACCGGAGAGCGCCATGACAGTCGTTTCCATGTTAAACCAGCAACAGCTCCTGGCCATGCCGGAGTCTGACTACATGAACCCGGCGCAGCGGGCCTTTTTTCGCCAGCGCTTGCTGGAAGAGCAGCAAAAACTGCTGCAGCACATCGATGCGTTGAAGCGGGATATCGACAGCGGTGAAGTTTCAGGTGACGAAGCGGACAAGGCCGCGCGTGAAGAAGACTTGCGGTTGCTGTTTCGCCAGTTGGATCGCGAAAGCCGTTTGCTGCCGAAAATCAGCGCGGCGCTGACGCGTTTGTATAACGGCGACTATGGTTATTGCCGTGAAAGCGGAGAGCCTATTGGCCTGGCGCGCTTGCTGTTGCGGCCAACGGCGGAACTGAGCATTGAGGCCAAAACCGCGCAGGAAATGCGCGAACCGCATCTGCGTAAGCGGGGTTGATTCTACGGCTGGCTCCCAACGGCCAGCCGGTATTTTGCCGGCAAGTCGTATTCATTTTAAGCAAACGAACCTTAACTTGTTGGGGAGCGTAGGAGTTTTCAGGATTTACCGTTGACCAAATGAGTGGCTTCGGCTTTGATGAGGGTATGACCCACAGAGAGACGGAAGCGCCATGGAACAATTACGAGGTTTGTACCCGCCGTTAGCAGCATATGACAGCGGTTGGCTGGACACCGGGGATGGCCACCGGATCTACTGGGAACTGAGCGGTAACCCGAACGGTAAACCGGCAGTCTTTATTCACGGTGGACCGGGGGGCGGCATTTCTCCTTATCACCGCCAACTGTTCGATCCGCAGCGCTACAAGGTATTGCTGTTCGATCAGCGTGGCTGTGGCCGTTCCAAGCCGCATGCCAGCCTGGACAACAACACCACCTGGCACCTGGTGCAGGACATCGAACGGCTGCGCGAAATGGCCGGTGTCGATCAGTGGCTGGTGTTTGGCGGCTCCTGGGGCTCAACGTTGGCGTTGGCCTACGCACAGACTCATCCGCAGCGCGTCAGTGAAATGGTGCTGCGCGGCATCTTTACCCTGCGCAAGCAGGAGCTGCATTGGTACTATCAGGACGGCGCTTCGCGCTTCTTCCCGGAGAAGTGGGAACGTGTGTTGTCGATTCTTTCAGAGGAAGAACGCAAGGACGTGATTGCTTCTTACCGCCAGCGCCTGACCTCAACGGATCCGCAG encodes the following:
- a CDS encoding peptide MFS transporter codes for the protein MTPSDSTTAAPQRHAIPPGTGALFFIQIFATLGFAVLYSTLVLYATKRLGFSEGSANAMMGVFGAFNYGLHMFGGYLGGRFLSNRNLFVLGMVLQVIGCALIAVAGVWGLYWGLAMFLTGSGLNVTCINMMLTQRFKPDDDRRESAFLWNYAGMNLGFFVGFTVAGYFQLTENYRALFLFATLGNAAAIIVAVSRWRILADLNTPLHDASRSQYRWRMLVGLAVLVALVPIIRVMLTHAEFSGHFVIGLGVLIFLMLCVVTLRHHPRDERRRMTAYLILALGSLVFWALYQLAPMGLMLFSEHNINLNVYGIQVAPQWIQNINTLVIVVGGPLMAWWFNRLRARGCNIDIPMQFSGSLFCIGLGMLVLPLGISLAGGDGLVAFKWIAISYVLQSIGELMISPIGYAMIGKLAPPRYQGVMMGCWMMVTGVASVLAGYVSGLMPENSGSTPLQTNPGYSEVFSVLGWGAACVGVVMLILIPLLRRLIRHDAPAAA
- the ghrA gene encoding glyoxylate/hydroxypyruvate reductase GhrA is translated as MNIIFYHPFFNAQDWLTGLSQRLPQATVRAWQPGDDRPADYALVWRPPYEMLANRGKLKGVFALGAGVDAILEQERQHPGTLPAGVPLVRLEDTGMAQQMQEYALSYVLRYFRRFDEYQLLQQQQKWQPLDPHQQENFTIGILGAGVLGKSVALKLAEFGFNVRCWSRSPKQIAGVQSFAGAEQRAAFLDGVQLLINLLPNTPETAGILNQQLFAHLAPGAYLINLARGAHLVEDDLLQALEQGQIAAATLDVFVEEPLPQAHPFWRHPRVTITPHIAAITLPEAAMDQIAANIRALESGQTPAGVVDVQLGY
- a CDS encoding phosphatase, giving the protein MYPVDLHMHTVASTHAYSTLHDYIVEAQQKGIKLFAITDHGPDMADAPHYWHFMNMHVWPRLVDGVGILRGIEANIKNLQGDIDCTGPMLDKIDVIIAGFHEPVFAPQDKAANTEAMIAAMAQGDVHIISHPGNPRYPIDIAAVAAAAAKYDVALELNNSSFTHSRKGSEDNCRAIAAAVRDAGGWLALGSDSHIAFSLGGFEHCERIIAEVEFPQERILNVSPRRLLDFLERRGKPAIAELADL
- a CDS encoding TorD/DmsD family molecular chaperone — its product is MNEFSVVCRVLGTLFYRQPQDPLLVPLFTLIKEGKLQQHWPLEQDELLVRLQQGCDVNLLSSDFNAMFVGSECSVSPFRSAYVEGATEAEVRTFLQQRGMPLGEAPADHFGSLLLAASWLEDQSQEDEAQAQITLFDDYLLPWCGRFLGKVEAHATTGFYRTLALLARESIQAMRDELAEYEQEEDQPGEEGEQP
- a CDS encoding tellurite resistance TerB family protein yields the protein MKNNWMQQIQSMIGQKAGSIGGSEGIGKLLAPTALGGLVGVLLANKSSRKLVGKFGKNALIIGGSAAVGAVLWNKYKQRVKETHQNEPQFGLQTTPVDLRAKRLVQALVFAAKSDGHIDAEEKLAIDHSLEQLQVGEEAQKWVQEAIDQPLNPDLIAQSVKNEDEALEVYYLSCMVIDVDHFMERGYLDALAQSLKIPADVKQGIENDVNEKKRELA
- a CDS encoding S9 family peptidase; this translates as MMTPPKAEKRPYPITVHGDTRVDDYYWLRDDDRADPQVLDYLQAENAFTDAALKPQQALRETLYEEMVARIPQQEHSVPYVRNGYRYQTRFEPGNEYAIYVRQPQAESEHWDTLIDGNQRAEQREFYTLGGLEVSPDNQKLAVAEDFLSRRQYDIRFKNLSDDSWTDEVLENTSGNFEWSNDSATVYYVRKHAKTLLPYQVYRHVVGTDPQLDELIYEELDDTFYVGLEKTTSERFILIHLSSTTTSEILLLDADRADSTPQMFVPRRKDHEYGIDHYHQHFYIRSNKDGKNFGLYQSEQADEAQWQTLIAPRVEVMLEGFSLFRDWLVVEERSEGLTQLRQIHWQSGEVKRIAFDDPTYTTWLAYNPEPESELLRYGYSSMTTPTTLYELNLDSGERVMLKQQEVKNFTPENYRSERVWVKARDGVEVPVSLVYRPDSFVHGSNPLMVYGYGSYGSSMDPAFSASRLSLLDRGFVFALAHIRGGGELGQLWYEDGKLFNKQNTFNDFIDVTETLIAQGYGDAKRVFAMGGSAGGLLMGAVINQAPQLFNGIVAQVPFVDVVTTMLDESIPLTTGEYDEWGNPNERAYYDYILQYSPYDQVKAQDYPHMLVTTGLHDSQVQYWEPAKWVAKLRELKTDDRQLLLYTDMDSGHGGKSGRFKAYEDIALEYAFILALAE
- the exoX gene encoding exodeoxyribonuclease X is translated as MNLRVIDTETCGLEGGVVEVASVDLIDGQITNPMSDLISPDRPIGIEAMAIHHITEQMVEGKPRIAVAIGRYLGSPYYVAHNAAFDRGVLPEMNGAWICTMKLARNLYPDIKYGNQYLRYALNLDVQLPQDTTLYPHRALYDCYVTAALLQRIIKDSGWTPEQMAQITEQPVLLKKFKFGKYRGQEIDRIAQEDPGYLRWMLKSIEDLSPDMKHTLKYYLIG
- the dksA gene encoding RNA polymerase-binding protein DksA codes for the protein MTVVSMLNQQQLLAMPESDYMNPAQRAFFRQRLLEEQQKLLQHIDALKRDIDSGEVSGDEADKAAREEDLRLLFRQLDRESRLLPKISAALTRLYNGDYGYCRESGEPIGLARLLLRPTAELSIEAKTAQEMREPHLRKRG
- the pip gene encoding prolyl aminopeptidase — protein: MEQLRGLYPPLAAYDSGWLDTGDGHRIYWELSGNPNGKPAVFIHGGPGGGISPYHRQLFDPQRYKVLLFDQRGCGRSKPHASLDNNTTWHLVQDIERLREMAGVDQWLVFGGSWGSTLALAYAQTHPQRVSEMVLRGIFTLRKQELHWYYQDGASRFFPEKWERVLSILSEEERKDVIASYRQRLTSTDPQVQLEAAKLWSVWEGETVTLLPSSESASFGEDDFALAFARIENHYFTHLGFLDSDDQLLRNVPLIRHIPAVIIHGRYDMACQVQNAWDLAKAWPEAELHIVEGAGHSFDEPGILHQLMLATDKFAGK